The Urbifossiella limnaea nucleotide sequence TTGGGGTTGTTCGGCGGCTCCGACCCCGGACGGGGCCGGCTCGGGGGCATTGGTCGTTCCCCCGCACGGGGAATAAACCAGACGCATCCGGGGGCAGACCCGCGGGCCGGACATCGTTCCACGAAGGGCAGACATGAAGCGGGCGCTCATCACCGGGGTGACGGGGCAGGACGGCAGCTACCTCGCCGAGCTGCTGCTGGAGAAGGGGTACGAGGTCCACGGCGTCGTCCGCCGGGCCAGCACCGAGACGTTCGAGCGCATCAACCACCTGTCCGGCAAGATTCACCTCCACCAGGCCGACCTGCTCGACCAGCTGTCCATCATCGACGTGATCAAGGAGTCGAATCCCGACGAGGTGTACAACCTCGCCGCCCAGAGCTTCGTGCCGACGAGCTGGAAGCAGCCGGTGCTGACGGCCGAGTTTACCGCCACCGGCGTGACGCGCGTGCTGGAGGCGATCCGCCTGCTGGGGAAGGAACGCATCCGCTTCTACCAGGCGTCGTCGAGCGAGATGTTCGGCAAGGTGCAGGAGGTGCCGCAGACCGAGAGCACGCCGCTGTACCCGCGCAGCCCCTACGGCGTGGCCAAGGTGTACGGCCACTGGATCACCATCAACTACCGCGAGAGCTACAACATGTACTGCTGTAGCGGCATCCTCTTCAACCACGAGTCGGAGCGCCGCGGCCGCGAGTTCGTGACCCGCAAGGTCACCGACGGCGTGGCCCGCATCAAGCTCGGGATGGCGAAGGAACTGCGGCTCGGCAACCTCGACTCGAAGCGCGACTGGGGCTTCGCCGGCGACTACGTCCGCGCCATGTGGCTGATGCTCCAGCAGGACACGCCGGACGACTACGTCATCGCCACCGGCGAGACCCATACCGTGAAGCGGCTGGTGGAGTTGGCGTTCGCCGCGGCGGGGCTGAACTGGGAGAACCACGTCGTGATCGACCCGGCGTTCGTTCGGCCGGCGGAGGTCGATTTGCTGATCGGCGACCCGGCGAAGGCCAAGGCGAAGCTCGGGTGGAAGCCGGAGGTGACCTTCGAGCAGCTGGTGGAGCGGATGGTGAAGGCCGACCTCGCCCGCCTCCAGGGCCAGCCGCTGCCGGACTTCAAGGCCCGGGGGATCTGAGCATTGATGAATTGTGATTGAAGATTGATGAATGACCGGACCGGACCGGCGTTCTGCACAATCATCAATCCGCACTCATCAATCATCAATCCATGCGAACGCTCATCACCGGCATCACCGGGTTCGTCGGCGGGCATCTCGCCGAGCGGCTTGCCGCCGCGGGGCACTCCCTCGCCGGCGTCGGCCGCTCGGCGACGTGGCCCGGCCGCCTGGAACACCTCGCCGGCACCGCCGAACTTCACGCCGCCGACCTGCTCGACACCGGCCGCGTCGAGGACGTGTTGAAGCAGGTTCGGCCCGAGTGGCTGTTCCACCTCGCGGGGTACGCCAACACCGGCGGCTCGTTCCGCGAGCCGGGGTCGTGCTGGCGCGACAACCTCGACGCCACCCGCAGCCTGTACGACGCCGTCGTCCGCTCGGGCGTCCGGCCGCGCATCCTGTTCGTGTCCACCGGCCTCATCTACGGCGACCCCGACGCGCCGGACGCCGCCTGCGACGAGCGGACGACGCTGAAGCCGGCGAGCCCTTACGCCGCAAGCAAGGCCGCCGCCGACATCGTCAGCTACCAGTACACCCGCAGCGCCGGCCTCGACATCGTGCGGGTGCGACTGTTCAACCAGATCGGTCCGCGCCAGAGCGCCGACTACGCGGTCGCCAA carries:
- the gmd gene encoding GDP-mannose 4,6-dehydratase, which encodes MKRALITGVTGQDGSYLAELLLEKGYEVHGVVRRASTETFERINHLSGKIHLHQADLLDQLSIIDVIKESNPDEVYNLAAQSFVPTSWKQPVLTAEFTATGVTRVLEAIRLLGKERIRFYQASSSEMFGKVQEVPQTESTPLYPRSPYGVAKVYGHWITINYRESYNMYCCSGILFNHESERRGREFVTRKVTDGVARIKLGMAKELRLGNLDSKRDWGFAGDYVRAMWLMLQQDTPDDYVIATGETHTVKRLVELAFAAAGLNWENHVVIDPAFVRPAEVDLLIGDPAKAKAKLGWKPEVTFEQLVERMVKADLARLQGQPLPDFKARGI
- a CDS encoding GDP-mannose 4,6-dehydratase, which translates into the protein MRTLITGITGFVGGHLAERLAAAGHSLAGVGRSATWPGRLEHLAGTAELHAADLLDTGRVEDVLKQVRPEWLFHLAGYANTGGSFREPGSCWRDNLDATRSLYDAVVRSGVRPRILFVSTGLIYGDPDAPDAACDERTTLKPASPYAASKAAADIVSYQYTRSAGLDIVRVRLFNQIGPRQSADYAVANFARQIAAAEMRRQEPAMTTGDLSARRDITDVRDMVAAFPLLLEKGKTGEAYNAGRGTTYRIQELLDRLLAQATIPIEVRQAVEPGRKADTTITRADTSKLRAATGWEPHIALDQTLADILADWRQQAG